Below is a window of Arabidopsis thaliana chromosome 2, partial sequence DNA.
AAACCGATATTAACCGATGAGAAAACCGGTCTAGGAGTTGAAAAAGTGTCGGCTATTTCTTTAAATACCTAGCTGTATCAAGAGCAATCTTCATACGCATGTGCCATGTTAGAGCTGATCCACGAGAAGGCCCTAACACATTAATTATAAAGATAACACAatcaattataattatttaattcatGTCCTAACTATCATTTATAATTTAAGAATACTTCATATGCAAGATACTTCATTGGGTTAAACAAGAGCAAATAAGAACATGTTTTTACCATGTAACTGTTCATCTAATGATCCTTTCTCCATAAGCTCATAAACGATGAAACTCGAGTTGATTTCGCTTGCAGAGCCCAACAATGATATAACGTTCGAGTGATGGATCTTGCTCAACAAGTCAACTTCATTCTGAGATCTCCAAGAATCAATATAGATTCAAGAATCTGAACATGAAAAACAGAACTTggtttatgttatttatacCTGAAATTCTCGTTTTGCTTCTTGGCTAACGTTCTCGATCTTCTTGACCGCTGCTTTAACGTTATTGTCCAAACAACCCTTGTAAACGCATCCGAAACCGCCTTGTCCGATTACACTACTTTCTTTAAAACCGCCTGTCGCTTTCTCGAGGGTCTTGATATCGAAAAATTGCACGTAACCCTTTTGGATAGAAGTTCTTCTCTGAGTTTTAATCGAGCCAAGTCGTCTCATTAACAAGGAAAATGAATTCCCACTCTCAGAATCTTCATATAAAACATTGCACCAAGATCAACACATAATCTCACACAAACTTGAAAGTGATAAGAATCAATGAACTACTAAATCTCAAAGAACAATCAAGAAACTTGAACTTCCATTGAAAACATAGAGTGATTGAAACTTATTGCATATTCTCTCATTACTGATGAAAGTACCTGAGTTGTTGATGGATTTTGGAGATTGGTTCTTGCGATAAACCCAAAAgccaaaacagaacaagattATAAGGccaagagaagagaaactgaTTATGAGACCAATCAGAAGTTTCTTATGAGCATCAAatctatcttcttcaccacttcCCATTTGGATTCCTGACACAGAAAAAAATCcttttaatgattttcaaCTGTCAAATTTGTCAAGTATGGTTCTTAGAAATTCTGAATCAAACCCATATTTCGAAATTCAAGAAAGAATTctgataagaaaaatataatattttcaatttttttttttaaaaacaaaaacaaaaagacaagaagTGAGTAGCTCATAAATAGCATTTAATTTATCaagttttaaaaactattttttctttatatttttcgaAGTTCGAGAACGCATAGGCATagatcaaatcaagaaacacagaaactaaaaaaataaaatgaaatgaagTCAACGAGGAATAATACGAGGAGAGAATGTAGCCATGGAAGAGTAAACAGGAGCTAAAGAAGGAtttgaagcagaagaagcagagacaGTGATGAAGATCATCAAAAGAATTAGAGactgaaaatgaagaagaagaagaagaagaagctctctcatttttttgttttttttgctaagaaaagaaaagtttttgatgaaattcaatctaaagacttttttggtgttttgaaatTCTTGAGAAAGCGAAGAGTGAACGAACTATCACTTTCTCTCTCGCTGTCTTCTTGAAATCACTTTTATGGCAAATAAAGGAGGGAAAGAGAAAGGGAGcttttgaataaaaagttgaatttttAGTTCTCTACCATtaatataaccaaaaagaaagaaagtgatgaACTAACGAACGAAGAAAGATTTGGGATAGATCAAATACTTTCTTTACTATTGTCTATTGACATATTAAACCCCATTGTTGATTACCCTATGTTAAGCaattaaaaatggaaaaccaTGGTTCTATTCATAATTCACACAATGACCATCTATTTACTTTACACATTATCTCTTAAAAATACTTGGGTTCACTCTTATAGGTGAATCCTATTATTCACTTCCTCTTTTTCTAACCAATTAGAATCTTCcatctaaataaataaataaattcattttagagcatctccaatggtgtattatatatttctctAAACTCTATATTTGGAGCAAAACCACTCCAATGGTGCTCTATATCTTTctctaaaaatagaaatatggcaccttttttattttagggGGTGATTAAAAGGATTCACCCATAGATGTGAACCCAAATATTGTTCTTTTCACTTCATCTACAATAAGAaatatgtgtatatttttagttaaagaAATATGTGTTCATGAAAATATAATGCAATAATGTTAAATTAAGTGAATAAAACATTATGACCAATtatatactctgtttttgtaataaaaccCTCGAATGGCTTCTTCCACATCTTCCTATTTTGTCCTTACATAATCATGGCCCAATActactttcttctcttttgtaatGAACAAGCTTATTACTTAAAAATTAGATCATTATCCGTGCTACAACAcatatcatatcaaaatattgaaaatcacTTTTAGATATgtcattttatatgatatggtTACAGTTTAAACACGCTTAAATATGTAGTATTTAAAATCGTAACTGCATATGTAGTATGTAGTCTATTATCATAATAAAGTTAGATCAAATATTTCTAGTGATGATGtaacaaatgacaaaaaatgAATCATGGTGTTTCCTTAGCAAGTCAAAGTTAtgaatttaaatcaaaatgtaatgttgtttttgtctgCCAATTcacaattttaaaagaaaattatatcaaatcatggattttacaaattatagGGTTGGCTTTACATATTATATCTAGAGAAATTATTGATCCGAAGACCATAATTCTcttgtacaaaaaaataattttgtagttCTCTTTCAATATAAGTTTAAAGTACGCAAATAGTTGTAAGTTGGGAAATTGTTGTTGATTAATTAGCTATATGAAGAAAATACTATGTCGCTCACTTAAAATAGTACACCACCataacataacatatatagGTCTTGTAAAAGGATAGATAGAAATATACACCAAAACGGTGTAAATTATAAATCGCTTTTAACaaaatagatagatagatagatatattATCTTACACGatagtaagaaaatatcatatatcaaAGAAATTTCCTTCACTGGAAATTATTCCCACCAACGCAGCAGCTCTAGAATGTCCTCCAGTGATTCACAATCCTCCATAGTATAATTATCTTCTGGCATCTGAACATAAGGTGATGTTGTAGAAGCATTGGTCAATGGTTTGGTGGTCTGCGTCGTTATAGTCTCTAGACTCAAATTCATCTCCCCGTATAACATATCTTTAGAGTCATCATCACTCTCAATGTTTGTCGGTTCACCATAAGATCCATCGGTCTTAAGAAAATCTTCGTTGTTGATTGTGATACACCTTATGTAGTTTTCAAGGATGTTATTGCCGACAGGGTTGACAGTTCCACCTCTTTTATTTTGCACCCGACGCTTTGTGGTGTTCCAATGGTTCTTAATATTGTTATCGCTCCTCCCCGGAAGTTGCTGTGCGATCTCGACCCATTTGGTACCAAGTACTTTGTGTGcttcaatcaaaatttgatcttcttcttcactccaaGCAGTTTTCTGAAATcacatattaattatttatatgtaattatgtcatttacatatacataaataattaatcatGCTCTTATTATTGTATGTCTATgactatttttattgatagAAGCAAGATACAAACTAAAAAGATGCACGTTTTAATAACCCTTTGAAACTGTTGTGATTAAAATGTTAGCCACACCACTATTAAACTATATGAATTGCAATCTATACATTATACATATGCATGTGCACATTGTAAGTACCTAGTTGCTTTCACACAAAAATATACATgattaataataaacaaaaaatcatgatAATGCAATTGTTGTTtataacatttatatatacacacatataagTTGTGATGATCATCtatattaaattatgaaaataagaatgtagggagatgaaagaaaagaacacCTTAATGTTAGGACGAGCATGGTTATACCACCTCTCTCTGCATTGTTTTCCTGTTCTTCCTTCGAATTTTTTTGCGACCTTTGtccatttgtttttgggtCCAAGCGCCATTAtctctttcaattttctatatatattacaaaatattttcacatcctcaaaaaataaataaaaggtttacaataaaaaataattatataagaaTTCCCAAGGatgaaatataataatagttttaagttttaatgagaatgaaaaaaatatgaagacTTACATGTCCTCAGATTCTGTCCAGTTTACTTTGTCGATGTCActtttcttcaaatatttgCTTGTGCTCACCACctttatattcttcttttgataattttttttcatcttatcATCTTCACTTTGATTCATGATTTCGTTGGTtgtgtttttgatatattctGGCACTGGCACATTAAATGATTGAGGTTCACCCATTACCTGATCAAGAGTTGGCTCATATCCCTTATTAGACAGCTCTTCATTGTATACAATCTCATCTCTTAAAGTATTTCCCCgcaaatcataaatttttttgaatataccTTTAGGGTATGCAAAAGTTGGGGGGTTATCAATCATATGGATTTTTCCGTTGTTGGCTATGCTATTCATAGATTGCTCAGAGATATCAACATTTGAGTAGGATTTGATACTCATTAATGGGTAGTTTGATGGAATTTTATATGAGGAAGAGTTGTAAACCAAATGGTTTTGATTAGTATccaaattctgattttgagaATCGTAATTTGGGATCAAAGGTATAAGATTTTGGTGGTAGTGCTGATTAGAGATATCAGTCAGATCTGGTGAAAAGGACCATCTAGTACAAGAAGATTGACCTAGATTGTCATTGAAAAAGGtaagattattttttggtatatgAGATGTATCATCATTAACAGAACATAGATAAGCGTTGTTAAAGATGAAATTTTCATCGGAGATCAATGAGAATTCCATTTAAACACGAACTTGAATTGAAATGAAGATTCTAAAATGGAAAACGGATGAAATCTCGGTATGAATCTAAGATGTATAAAGATCAAGTGCAGAAAtttgcaaaacaaatattaaaaactaaagatgGGCGGAAAGTTATACAAAACcgtagaaagaaaaatactcaGATAAGATGATAAGAAGTGAGTCGTTATAAAACTTgtacttaaaagttaaaataattaaataaaacaaaaaggtaaaaatcaattaaaaaggtaaaaaatgtattaatgaattttatagAAATTGAGTGGCAAAGACTTTGacttatcaaatatttttacaggtcattaattttaacaaatcattatttatgttttataaatattataagcgagttaaatataaaaccatggcccataaccaaaaaaaagtacacATTGTAATTGTTTAGATAATTGGATGTAATTAAACATACTACACTTTAGACATTGTTGTAATTTTAAGATTCTGAGATGAGGAGCTATACAATATCAACTTAAAGATAAAATAGTCATTTATATTCTTAGATTGTAATAAACAATTATGGAATATTAATGATTTATAAGAGCCTTTGTGTTTAAAAGATAAAGTTTGACATATTACAACACGCGTCATAAATGTCATGAATTTATTTCTGttagataagttttttttaaaattttctttagcACTAAAGatagttttttaataataaatttagatTTGAGTGCATGAATACTTGAATTCAATTACTCAATTGTTAAACTCAGCTAGTTCTCAATTCACCATCCATAGGAAAATCATATAAGTTAACATTAATCTATGAGAAAATGCCAaccatattaaaaattttaattatacaaatattCTAATTTCTCGTTAAACATTTTGATCAAGTAATGTTcttattttcagaaaatagcatttttgtattcttttataagaaaaaaattctagtGAAGAACATTACATTAACTAATAACTACTATACTTTTCTATAGAATACTAAATTCATACGTTTCTAttaatcttaattatttttaccaCTAAAGATACCATTATATCACTTTGTCAAAAAAGCTTAATCTTCcatacatacaaaaaattttatgtttagaaGTCATCAAATCCATAATTTGGTTCACTTAAAACAAGTTGgtgattatttgatttttgtttgatttaatgtcattttggtttcattttgtttctataatcATTTCAGTGTTGgttaaaataatgtaaaatacttctaaacaataattcaaccataattatataaaagcaagaaaaaatattctgaatttaaatttcaaattatctGGGGCACTTTTTTAAATGTGGTTGCATATCCGTCTTGTTTGTTCAAGATGAATGCTCTTCTATTAGGTCCTCCTTCTAAACATCTCCAGCTCCTTTTCGTTGGTCATCCAATCATTTCCCAGTAGATACTGTCTAGTTTTTGCATGGTTTGTGTAGCTATTGGGATGTCAACTCTCCTGCTTTTAACCTCCTCTTCTCCGTCTCTGTTTGAGCTGCTCATGTCTCCAGACCTCCTGTGAAGTCCGATCTCTACAACTTTGGTGAGAACTACCAAGCCAGCAGAACCTCTAGATCCGTTTATCCCCCAGATTCGCCCCCTCAGGCTCCAAGTTGACCATTTCTTGCAATCTGTTTTAGCTTTTTGTATGACCTATAGTCTTTCCTTTTCTACCACCTCCTTTTCACCTAGAAGCTTCTCCTCCATTCACCCTTGTTTGGATGATGAGATTTGTGTATCTTCCACTCGCCTCCTTGCGATTTATTACAGTGTGCAGTTCATGGTACTAAGTATTCCTCTAGCGCATATGTGCAATTAACCGGATATTTCTCCggtttctctttgtttgcGTTTCAGAGTAGTCTAGTTTGTTTCTAATCTAGAATCACCTTTGTTAGTTTGTTTTCCAATGTCCGTTTCTAATCTAGTCTACAAGGATGTTGTCCTCACCAGGTATCATCTTGGAGTTGCATTACGTTCAATTCTTCAAATGGACATTCATGGTGGTAGAACTTTCAACTCTCAAAGTTGTCAAGGGTCGGATAACACCGTTTTTACTCTAACATTGTGTTACTCTCtagttctctgttttgtaaaCGAAAACCACGTATTTTTATGAGATATATTAACTGTATTTATAGGTTTACATGACACACTTTGACTAAGGGACATGTCTCTAGAAGACAACACAATGTAGagacacatatatataacgtGTAACTATTTTCCAGTTAACAATTCTATTCGTATATCTTTCTGCGTGTGATACGAATATACATAAAACAGTTGCTTAACTATACAATATATGACTCttctaaaataagaaaacaagatgAAAACTTGATCACATCCAACAATGGTGTGCCAAGTTGTGTAGCTTTACAAGTTTTCTTTAGTATAAGTAAAAGCAACAAATAGAAGTTCACGACGGCGAGTGAAAGCATATGAGATTTGAGACTGAAAAACTCGTAAGACGTTTTACGCAATTGAAAAACGAGGAGACAAGATACGAGTTAGTGGGAAAGGGAGCATTATTACAAGTAACTGTTGCAGCAAGATCCAATAAGTATAGATGATTATGTCCACACCAAATATAACCACAAATCCTTGACAATAATCACTTTTATTATTCACACACAAAGCAGTAGAAAGAGGAACCCACTTCCATCAAACCatgaatataaacaaaatacaacAACATAACATATGGTGGCTTAATGTTTTCTTCCACATCCCAGTTCAATCAATGTTTTGAAGGATCAAGAACTTGACCCATGAACAAAATCACTCCACTCTTGTCTTCTCTGACAGTGAACAGAAATGGACGGTCAGCTACGAAATCGGGATTCCGCCTAAAAGAAGTGCAACTTACGACGCCAACAGAGACGGCTGCAGCTTCGGTTCCCTCTTCATCCACTTCAATACAAGCTTTATGAAGAATGCTTGAGACGTATAGATCGTCACCATTGGAAGGTGAATCAACCATCTCAGTTAAACCACCTCCATTATTAAATGGTGAAGTCAGCCCCATATCTTTCAGAACTTCTGAAGCATTAAACTCGAAAGAGAATTTAAACTTTGGGATTCTAAAAGCACCAACTGATATACAGTGGAGCGGAATATGGTTATCGAAGAAACTTGGTTCGGAGCCTATCTTCTCAAGCAGAGGAGCTAATCCTTCTTTATCATTAGGCAGATAAATGTACATGGAGAATTGACGTTGATCCTCTATATAAGGGAGGCGCAAAACTTTGAAACCATCATAGCTTCTTAGGTACTGGTCCTCGTAATTGGTCATAAAGGGGACTTTCACCGAGGTACcatcaagaagatgaaaatcgtttttttttgtcatgtttGCATCAAATTTACTGCTCCACGCTCCTTTGAAATATACAGCATTTGCAAGAACGAGTGTGCTGCTACGGATAGTATCGATAGAATCGCGTGAAAGAATCTGCTTGATGAGTCCATTGGTGTGGACTTCAGCCCATGTATTCACCTCATCAATCACTTCAGAAGGCTTCATGATAAGCAATcataaaatttgacaaatcaTTCCACAAATTGGATGTTATATAAAttcaagaaattcaaaatttgtccatcaagaaagaaaaaacgttACCTTGCTTGCGAAGTCAACTTGACTACAAGTTGCCTTGTAAGAATTCTCCAAAAGGTCTTTAAAGGAAAGCTTCAAGGAGAAAAACTTGTCTATCCAAACACCATTGGCTATAGACAAGCGCAAATCACTTTTCTCGGTGCCGCCGTCGATGATCTGAGCCAAGACTAGGTTGAGGTGATCCGTTGACGGTAACATGAGGAATGAGAGGATTTGTTCTTTGGTGACTGAACATGAACCTGCCGCGATGAGGCTGAGCAAAACGTTGATTGATATCGGTGAGAAGACAAGATTGGAGCCATTGGCGACGGTAGCGATGACATGCTTCGTTAGTCTTACCACAACGTCGTTATGGTTCTCAATCGATTTTCCCAACTCCATGTTTTTCGAGACCAAAGAAAGAAGTCTGGACGAATGTTTCTAAATAGGTAGAGATGATGAATGTGGttttaaataaactaattagAAATTTCGTTTTAAGATTCTGAAAATTACTAGTCAATAATAAAGTAATGCTCGCCACTTAGCTAGGTGTCAAAGTAAAAATTGTATCGTGGGAACCAATACAAAATGAATTAGTCAACAAAACCACAACCCTAATTAAAGGCGACTACTTTTTGGTAATAGTGGGGAATTTGTTTTCCCTTTACTCGTCGTTTGTTGTAACTAGTAATCGTTGACCAGCACCGTTTTCTTAAGCAAGTTCAAGTTATAGGAGCTCTGGCAACACAGGCAGCTCTGGCAACACAGAGGAACCAAGAAATTTTCTGTTTAGGTCAATGTACCATTCGTCCAAATTATTATACTTCGTGTTATATTTAGCGTTAAATTTTCCGTTTGTATAGAGTATAGAACTATATATAAATCgttcaaatataaatttatcgaAATACGTTTCGTTTAACGAGAGACAACATTTTCTTTATCgaaataagagaaaacaaataaagcgCGTGAGATACTACAGCTGGTACGAGTGAGAGTGgctaaaaaaatcaaaccacaTTTTGCCATCGAAGCAGACACGTTAACCAACTAACAAACAATCCTGTATAAAAATCTCTCCTCTTCagtcttcatcatcttccaccATCTCAAAGGACCCTTTTTTTACAATTATACCCTTCTCCTTCCCAGTTCTCTCATTATCCTCCTAACATTTCTTCTCTAGATCTGAGAAATCACCATGGGAGTCGCTGTTCTTCATCCTCATGATTCTATAATCAATCATTTCTCCACAAACACGTCCCCTCCTCTCCGTCATAAAAAACCGATCACCAATCGCCGTCGCCGGAGTCCGTCAAGTCACCAATCCCAGATCTCTCATCCTCCTCCGTCTCCTCATAACCACACCAATCATGTACGAATTCTGAAGCGTGGCGAAGATATCAACGTTAAGATACCGATTGAAAAACCAGATCTGAAATCTAATCGTCAGATCGGATCAGATCCGATGAAAATTTCGACTCCGATCAGAATTTCAAATCGGAAATCCATGCCGGCTTTGTTTTACGCTGGTCCAGTCACATCAACATCTCCGCCGCCGAGTGAAGTCCCTTTACCGGCTTTCTTCGCTAATAAAACCGTCGCCGGATTCAAACCGACCGATGCAACCAACGATCTGATCAAAATCCTGCGATTAGATATCGCATGATTCATTTCTTTCTCCGATCATCCAAATCCGTCTTAAACCGGTCCGATCTCGCATTCTCTCCGATCATGGGGATTGAAAAGAGTGTCTTCGTTATGAAACGTTTTCGAattcttctcttattttttcaaGGGGAAGATCGAAGAAGTAATCTTCTTAAACAAGTCTTAGTTTTGCTTGTAGCTAGGATCAATGTGTAGTATATGTGAATAAGCTTTTCGCAGTTCTTTGTCTATTTCTAGGTTCTTTTTGAATAAATCTAAATggcttgtaagttgtaacgtAAGTGGTATCGATGCAATTTGATTAGTTGGGAACAAAGCACGGCTAAATCGTAGACCAttgggaaaataaaaatctcaaagCGTAGACAAgaactagaaaaaaataacattcatTTAATTCATATCAAACAACATATGAACGTTTATAATAACATTAATGTATATGGagtttaaacttataaatttaaaccTATATGTActtagaaattgaaaaatacactttgagaaaataaaattgataacGTCgggatttcaaaaaaaaaagatcggAATATTTACGGGCCGGGCTCAGATACATACGGGTTTTGTGGGCTTCAGACCGGACCAGGCTCGATTGACAATACCCTTACTTCGAACATTTGATGTTGCAATCATACTTTAACCATATAACACACAATCGCATTGTTGGTTGCAGTAACCTCCCCCTGGAAACTGCACTTTACAATCACTATCCTTCTTACAACATTGGAGGTGGTGAACCACGGTAACCACACTACCTTCGCAGCCATCTTGGTTCATTATGCATACAATAGTTCGTATATAATCAAAGTTTAGCACATATCGACATCTCATCAATGTTGTCGCGATCACGTGAGTTAGCAACTTTGTAAACcctactttatataataagataataatctATGCTATTTCTATGGTGTAACACTTataagaatcttcttctcttagaTACTTCTTGTTACGTGTGGATGACCATGGTTAAATTAACATCTATTTTCATCagctttttctgttttggtaaATCAAGAAAGACGATTttaaggtttgttttctttctctaaatttGTTGTATGATTGATTATGAAACAGAAAACCGTAACGTTTCTTCGTATGTTTTCTACGACTACAGTCTTCGGACAGAGTTAAATTAAAGGAATAGAGTCTTGcttaggaaaaaaagaatttcttTTCAAGATTCCCAGTTGGGAATATTAGCAGTAGCTTCGTTTATCATTGTCACCAATGTCACCTGCATTGTGTTATACCCACTTAGTGATTAGGACTGtgcaagaaaaccaaaaggaaacaaatgagagaagttttgtttgaagctatatatatataccacgCTCTCGGGAACACCTCGGGGAGGCAGTGTGAGATTTCTTGGGGGTGGTTTATCCCCGTAAGACCGTTTATCGAATCTCCATTCTCCAATCTTCCCTACCATCATCTTCCCCTGTGAATTATATAACCAATATAGACAATATAAAACCATGCTTATCTAATAGTATCTTTTATTAACTTTCTTATATTGCTTGTTGTTTCATGATTGACATACCTTCATGTCGAAATCACAGCCGTAAGTGTAATGTATTATGAACgtcttctttgtttcagtGTCCCAAGGAGGCTACACCAATAGATAAAACATGAGTTGTTATGATCCGAAATTGGTGAAACTTGTTGGTATactaaataaagttttattaatcaaaaccTGAATCATGAAGTCCTTGTGTAGAATGTTGCTCACGCCGTGTAACGCAGAAGAAACAGCATATGCATACCTTATAGTGTAAATCAAACATAgatcaattaattaaacaCTATATATCTGGAACTAGAGGGCCGGGGTCACATTAGAGTAGGAGAGAAGTTTACATTTCAAGGACCCAACCAAAAGCTTTATCTGTTTGTGGGTCATTCTTCATAGCCAAAGAAACATTCATCCATGTTGGAGCAATTTTCATTAATGCATtctacaaaaccaagaaaagtATTAGTCATATTACCATATATGTTGTCCGGGCAAGGACTTAAACTAGTGCTGCGATTACTATACCTTAGTGACGATCACTGGAGAATTCCCGATGGGATCGATTCTTGATATTGGTCCATTCTCTTTGGGGAAGAATTTGCGGAGAACCGATTCATATTTCTTTGGTTCAATGTAGAAAAAGGGAAACGCAGCCGCGAGATTGCCTCTAGCTAGGTTTGGTATCGGTTTAACTATGATATGATCAGGTTCCGCCATGAGAATGTAACTGACATGATGATCAAGAAACATAGGAAACtatatgaaaatcaaaaatggCATTCCCCAACCCAAATATGGGGATTggaaatcaaacaaactatAACTATACGATAGGgtattaataaaacaaagtaaGAGTTCTAGATATCAAAATAGTATTATGAAAATAAGGACTGAGAATGTAAACGATACGTACTCTTCCTCTATATGTGCTTGTTGAAGCCATTGAACAAAGGCCCAAGGCCTATTTAGAACAACATATCCCTGCACATTATATACAATTCATCatcacatgttttttttgtgtaaatatttctttaagaaaatttcatCATCCTTGGAATAAAATTTACACatattatcatttgttttacgaggttttttcatgtttgttttaaatcttataatttcataaaagATGCTtatgtttattaaaaataatgttttaatttttttttgataaagaagaagttttaTCCTCAACATGATTTCGTGAACATGCATTACTTATTTTGACAAGTCAAtcaataatataatacaagatttgagattgtttttttttacgttactattttcaattataaaataaaccTCTAAATCGAAAAATAACATCATGATGATTCTAAAATCTAGCTATAACCAATACACCTTTCACCAATAACAAAGAATTAAGTAAGATAAAGAACCTTGTCAACACCGGAGGGAAGAGGGTCAGCAACGAAAGTAGGGATCTCATCCATGAGTCCATCGGGTCGACCCGAATGCAAGATCCGGGTATACCCGCCCATATCCGACCCGGGTTCGTCCCTGAACCTGTTGTACCAATAATACATGACCCGACACTGCCAC
It encodes the following:
- a CDS encoding Hyp O-arabinosyltransferase-like protein (unknown protein; FUNCTIONS IN: molecular_function unknown; INVOLVED IN: biological_process unknown; LOCATED IN: endomembrane system; BEST Arabidopsis thaliana protein match is: unknown protein (TAIR:AT5G25265.1); Has 35333 Blast hits to 34131 proteins in 2444 species: Archae - 798; Bacteria - 22429; Metazoa - 974; Fungi - 991; Plants - 531; Viruses - 0; Other Eukaryotes - 9610 (source: NCBI BLink).) — its product is MGFRGKYFFPILMTLSLFLIIRYNYIVSDDPPLRQELPGRRSASSGDDITYTVKTPSKKTKRLFHTAVTATDSVYSTWQCRVMYYWYNRFRDEPGSDMGGYTRILHSGRPDGLMDEIPTFVADPLPSGVDKGYVVLNRPWAFVQWLQQAHIEEDYILMAEPDHIIVKPIPNLARGNLAAAFPFFYIEPKKYESVLRKFFPKENGPISRIDPIGNSPVIVTKNALMKIAPTWMNVSLAMKNDPQTDKAFGWVLEMYAYAVSSALHGVSNILHKDFMIQPPWDTETKKTFIIHYTYGCDFDMKGKMMVGKIGEWRFDKRSYGDKPPPRNLTLPPRGVPESVVTLVTMINEATANIPNWES